Proteins from a single region of Ischnura elegans chromosome 2, ioIscEleg1.1, whole genome shotgun sequence:
- the LOC124154152 gene encoding sepiapterin reductase-like: MFPKNPFSSEKVFCVVTGASRGIGRTISVELARRLPSGSVCLLLARSASGLADTKNLAEAANPKISIICSPVDLTQPKEEDLRSMIIDGLDDQNPADFDQIILIHNVGSVGDVSERAASMGSLSKWQEYFALNVFSVAVLNSELLKLFNSDVVKNRLVVNITSKCGLVAFKSMGYYCCGKAAREMYFKVLATEEEGRITVLNYSPGPVETDMFHEIIENVSDNDQHKVFSEMKEKKTVLTCEQTVGKLFNLLEKGNYKSGDHVDYFD, translated from the exons ATGTTTCCTAAAAATCCTTTCAGTTCCGAGAAGGTTTTCTGTGTTGTGACCGGTGCCAGTCGAGGCATTGGAAGAACAATAAGTGTGGAATTAGCCCGGCGATTACCTTCAGGGTCTGTCTGCCTTCTACTTGCACGATCAGCTTCTGGTCTGGCTGACACGAAAAACTTGGCTGAAGCTGCCAATCCTAAGATCAGTATAATTTGTAGTCCAGTGGATTTGACTCAGCCTAAAGAGGAGGATTTAAGGAGCATGATCATTGATGGTCTTGACGACCAAAACCCTGCTGATTTTGATCAGATTATTTTAATCCACAATGTTGGCTCTGTAGGAGATGTATCGGAACGAGCAGCTTCAATGGGAAGCCTTTCCAAGTGGCAAGAATACTTTGCCCTCAATGTCTTTTCAGTTGCCGTTTTAAATAGTGAGCTCCTGAAACTCTTCAACTCTGATGTAGTAAAAAACAGATTGGTTGTCAACATAACTTCCAAGTGCGGATTGGTGGCATTTAAGTCAATGGGATATTACTGCTGTGGGAAAGCTGCCAGAGAAATGTACTTTAAG gtGTTAGCGACTGAAGAAGAGGGAAGAATTACAGTATTGAACTACTCGCCTGGTCCGGTCGAAACtgatatgtttcatgaaattattgaaaatgtatcAGACAATGATCAGCACAAAGTCTTTTCggagatgaaagagaaaaaaactgttttaacaTGCGAGCAAACTGTAGGCAAATTGTTTAATCTCCTGGAGAAAGGAAACTACAAGTCAGGTGATCACGTGGACTACTTTGATTAA